The stretch of DNA ACTTCACCAATATAGCCGCCAAAACGCAGTGCAACACCCTTCTCAGCTTCTTTAACTGTGTAGAAGCCTGATAGGCCCCAAACCACAATAGCAATAGCCAAAACGATAACCAAGCTGATTGCGCTTATGCCACCGCCAGAACCATTACCTTTGCCGCCAAAGCGCTTAGAAAGGTTACGAAAAACTTCATCTAAATCAGGTGGTCCTTTATCGTTACCACCTTTTTTCCCCCAAGGGTCTTGACCCTTGTTACCGGGCTCGTTCCAAGCCATTTAGTACTCCATAGTGTATGAATTAAGCGAGATTACTAAAATAACAATTTATGCGACGACATCGTCGACGATAAAAGTTTCTATTTCACCAAGGCTCTGCTTTACCAGTCGACGCCAATCGGCCTCTAACAAGCGCACAGAGATCATACAGTTCCCCAGATCGTCATACTCTTTCTGCTGTATTACATCCAGTTTATAAAACTGGCCAAGATAATGTCCTGCCGAAGCAGGAATTTGCAAGGTTAGTTCTTTAACCGCTTTACCAACTAAATCGTTGATAGCTTCCTGAACTAGCTCCAAGCCTTTTTGCTGCTGGGCAGATACCCAGACTCGAATTGGATTCCCCTCATCATCGTAATCGATGCGAGGTTTCACCTCATCCAATAGATCGATTTTATTACAAACAATCAATTGTGGAATTTCGTCAGCATCGATCTCTTTAAGCACTCTTTGAACTTGCTCAAAGTTATCCGCCATGTTTTCATCAGCGCTATCCACGACATGTAATAACAAATCAGCTTGTCGTGTTTCCTGCAATGTAGCTTTAAATGCTGCAACAAGATCATGAGGCAAATGCCTAATAAACCCAACAGTATCGGCTAAAATAACATGGCCATCTGGTAACTCTAATTTTCGCAACGTTGGATCTAACGTTGCGAAAAGTTGATCTGCTGCGTAAACATCCGAAGTTGTTAATGCATTGAATAATGTAGACTTTCCAGCATTGGTATAGCCTACCAATGCCACTGTCGACATATCACTTCGTTGTCTAGCTCTACGACTTTGATCACGCTGTTTATCGACTTTAATTAAACGTCGATTAATAGTGCGAATTCGCGCTCGTAACAAACGTCTATCTGTTTCTAGCTGGGTTTCACCTGGTCCACGAAGACCAATCCCGCCTTTCTGCCTTTCTAGATGCGTCCAACCTCTAATTAGGCGCGTTGACATGTGGCGCAATTGCGCTAGCTCCACTTGTAATTTGCCTTCAAAGGTTCTAGCTCTTTGAGCAAAAATATCAAGGATCAAAGTTGTTCTGTCGAGTACTCGACATTCACACAAATGCTCTACATTTCGCTCTTGAGCTGGGCTCAATGGGTGGTTAAAAATCACCACGTTAGCATCTGTAGCCGCAACCATCGCAGCTAACTCTTCGGCCTTGCCCGAACCAACAAAAAACTTACGGTCCGGAGCACGACGACTTCCTGTAATAACTCCGATTGATTGGGCCCCAGCAGATTCAACTAAAAGTTTAAGCTCTTCTAGATCCTCTCGGCTATCTTCATCGGAGAAATCAATGTGGACAAGTACTGCTCGATCTCCGGCCTCATAACGATCAAACAAAAAGCAATCTCCTCAAAAAATTACTTCTCATCAATTTCATCATGCTGAGCGTTAAAACCAGCTTGAGCATTTGTCGCTTGGTGGTTACTCACGTTAAATGGACGTGAAGGTACCACTGTCGAAATAGCATGCTTGTAAACCATCTGGCTTACCGTGTTTTTAAGCAAGATAACAAATTGATCAAAAGACTCAACTTGTCCTTGTAGCTTAATGCCGTTAACAAGATAAATAGATACTGGAACGCGTTCACGACGCAATGCGTTCAAAAACGGGTCTTGTAAAGATTGCCCCTTTGCCATTTTCTAATTTCCTTTTTTATGAAATATCAATAGTAATTCTAATACTATAAAACTTTATTATTTAGTTTTAGTATTATACAGCTACAGCCAATAAGCTA from Shewanella sp. Choline-02u-19 encodes:
- the hflX gene encoding ribosome rescue GTPase HflX — protein: MFDRYEAGDRAVLVHIDFSDEDSREDLEELKLLVESAGAQSIGVITGSRRAPDRKFFVGSGKAEELAAMVAATDANVVIFNHPLSPAQERNVEHLCECRVLDRTTLILDIFAQRARTFEGKLQVELAQLRHMSTRLIRGWTHLERQKGGIGLRGPGETQLETDRRLLRARIRTINRRLIKVDKQRDQSRRARQRSDMSTVALVGYTNAGKSTLFNALTTSDVYAADQLFATLDPTLRKLELPDGHVILADTVGFIRHLPHDLVAAFKATLQETRQADLLLHVVDSADENMADNFEQVQRVLKEIDADEIPQLIVCNKIDLLDEVKPRIDYDDEGNPIRVWVSAQQQKGLELVQEAINDLVGKAVKELTLQIPASAGHYLGQFYKLDVIQQKEYDDLGNCMISVRLLEADWRRLVKQSLGEIETFIVDDVVA
- the hfq gene encoding RNA chaperone Hfq translates to MAKGQSLQDPFLNALRRERVPVSIYLVNGIKLQGQVESFDQFVILLKNTVSQMVYKHAISTVVPSRPFNVSNHQATNAQAGFNAQHDEIDEK